A stretch of the Medicago truncatula cultivar Jemalong A17 chromosome 5, MtrunA17r5.0-ANR, whole genome shotgun sequence genome encodes the following:
- the LOC25494556 gene encoding zinc finger CCCH domain-containing protein 44 isoform X1 — protein sequence MEQSKPETPATTTETVPATVPATVTVTAAETNQVEVPTKAVSDVNMTERDGGCCTAPKVVLAVIAENSEVMKKKRGRPAKGTPKVAPPPKQIKKEDEDVCFICFDGGSLVLCDRRGCPKAYHPACVKRDEAFFRSKAKWNCGWHICSSCQKASHYMCYTCTYSLCKGCIKNADFVSVRGNKGLCGICKKTIMLIENSAHGNKEMCEVDFDDKSSWEYLFKVYWTLLKENLSLTFDELLQAKNPLSAAAPMVQTSHKLYHLKNEKGSGFENSCVDIESNNLKNKKPKGPSGGDTGMSLPECKRWASKELLEFVSHMKNGDTSILSQFDVQNLLLEYVKKNNLRDPQQKSLIVCDSRLVNLFGKARLGYIEMLMLLEPHFLIKENTPAENNFGAGISDAVANGKEAIDSNNRQSVLVNDKRCTSKKADMPVPQNNQDAYASINAHNINLIYLRRSLMESLTDDSESIHEKVVGSFVRIRISSGDQKQDMYRLVQVVVLVTNCAGTSKVAEPYKIGTRTTDIKLEILNLNRKEVISIDEISNQEFSEDECKRLRQSIKYGLSKRLTVGEILNKALTFQEIRVNDLLEAEKLRLNNLRDRASEKGHRKELKECVEKLQLLNSPVERQRRLHEVPDVHSDPNLDSLYESDEDAGESDGNQQDGNIPIFSRIWDGVLNGIGGRTRDLTTASDPIENTCLLKKHINPNETPIDDSADVVTKSEVSSVAVDISSPLISTGSAQPFDDFMNDRSWHYQDPSGKVQGPFSMLQLYKWNASGHFPPDLKVWRVDEKQANSILLTDALNGKCSKNVPLRNNSLLLSLGANVALDDKESSQDGGRNSTTNEISADSRIIEQIREQKVDDISTQSNGKDESVRSNGWHDQSHVHPSIQPTAFSENLNENHTNKLREDHGIEKNSEDNGNHDSNRTSGGQSNSGQNHQKQSDSEDNSGQSSAQSWRNHNVNTSSNCLDTTSAHVSETRTSPLKLGFDLHQPPSHPACNATTWQAIIGEPDDFDESVSDLLAEVEAMESLGGLESPTSIMKRSEELTDGSKNLCLSFAELSPMLDAGKSDALSSTCDLQLLSQSTAAEEPLQQADVNHHHQRISEELSSRNSKVDVGSKNICVSTNQWESGSENSSIFPATATLGMTVDTTWRLGLESTHLEWGGMDQRNANTSWGVGNTAVNENRSSNSCTSVVTPSFGDSQTRYGSDRFSVPRDRGFPGHGREPGLVRGRAAWNRQPLFGVGNGISYRPLPKGQRVCKFYESGYCRKGASCEYFHP from the exons atggaACAATCGAAGCCGGAAACACCGGCAACTACAACAGAGACAGTTCCGGCGACAGTTCCGGCGACCGTTACGGTGACTGCGGCGGAGACGAATCAAGTTGAAGTTCCGACGAAGGCAGTTTCCGATGTGAACATGACGGAGAGAGACGGCGGTTGTTGTACTGCGCCGAAAGTAGTTCTCGCTGTCATCGCCGAGAACAGTGAAGTTATGAAGAAGAAGCGTGGTCGTCCGGCGAAAGGAACTCCGAAAGTAGCTCCTCCGCCGAAGCAGATCAAgaaggaagatgaagatgtttGCTTCATTTGCTTCGACGGTGGAAGTCTCGTTCTCTGCGATCGCCG GGGTTGTCCTAAAGCGTATCATCCGGCATGTGTTAAGCGAGATGAAGCGTTCTTCCGTTCAAAAGCCAAATGGAATTGCg GTTGGCATATATGTAGCTCTTGTCAGAAAGCATCCCATTATATGTGCTATACATGTACGTATTCTTTGTGCAAGGGGTGTATAAAAAATGCGGATTTTGTTTCTGTTAGAGGAAATAAAGGTTTGTGTGGAATTTGCAAGAAAACTATAATGCTGATTGAGAATAGTGCCCATGGAAATAAGGAAATG TGTGAAGTGGATTTCGATGACAAGAGCAGCTGGGAGTATCTTTTCAAGGTGTATTGGACATTATTGAAAGAGAATCTATCTTTAACGTTTGATGAGCTCCTTCAAGCTAAAAACCCATTGAGCGCTGCTGCTCCTATGGTTCAAACTTCCCACAAACTTTACCatcttaaaaatgaaaaaggttCTGGTTTTGAGAACTCCTGTGTAGATATagaatcaaataatttgaaaaacaagAAGCCTAAGGGACCTTCAGGCGGTGACACGGGTATGTCTTTGCCTGAGTGCAAGAGATGGGCATCAAAGGAGCTTCTAGAGTTTGTCTCACATATGAAAAATGGTGATACGTCTATACTTTCTCAATTTGATGTCCAGAATCTCTTGCTGGAGTAtgtaaagaaaaacaatctGCGTGACCCTCAACAGAAATCTCTAATTGTTTGCGACTCTAGACTAGTAAATTTGTTTGGAAAAGCTCGTCTTGGTTACATTGAAATGCTAATGCTCCTTGAACCCCACTttcttataaaagaaaataccCCTGCAGAAAATAATTTTGGCGCAGGAATTAGTGATGCTGTTGCAAATGGAAAGGAGGCCATTGACAGTAACAATAGACAGTCAGTATTAGTCAATGATAAGAGATGCACAAGTAAAAAGGCTGACATGCCTGTGCCACAAAATAATCAAGATGCATACGCATCAATAAATGCTCACAACATTAACTTGATCTACTTGCGGCGAAGTCTGATGGAGAGTCTGACTGATGATAGTGAAAGTATTCACGAGAAGGTTGTTGGTTCTTTTGTGCGGATAAGAATCTCTAGTGGTGATCAGAAACAAGATATGTATAGACTTGTCCAAGTTGTAG TTTTGGTAACTAATTGTGCAGGTACAAGCAAGGTTGCTGAACCTTACAAAATTGGCACAAGAACGACTGACATTAAgcttgaaattttaaatttaaaccgGAAGGAGGTCATATCGATAGACGAGATTTCGAATCAGGAGTTCTCCGAG GATGAATGCAAGCGATTGCGTCAGAGTATAAAGTATGGGCTTTCAAAGAGATTGACTGTG GGAGAGATTCTGAACAAAGCGCTGACATTTCAAGAAATTAGAGTCAATGAT TTATTGGAAGCTGAGAAATTGCGGCTTAATAATCTTCGGGATAGAGCAAGCGAGAAGGGACACAGAAAAGA GCTTAAAGAATGCGTGGAGAAGTTGCAGCTACTAAATTCCCCAGTGGAACGTCAGCGCAGACTGCATGAAGTTCCAGATGTACACTCTGACCCCAATTTGGATTCATTGTATGAGTCTGATGAAGATGCTGGAGAGTCAGATGGCAATCAACAAG ATGGCAATATACCTATTTTCTCCAGAATTTGGGATGGTGTCTTGAATGGTATTGGGGGAAGAACACGGGACTTGACCACTGCCAGTGACCCAATTGAGAATACATGCTTACTAAAGAAGCATATCAACCCAAACGAAACTCCTATTGATGATAGTGCTGATGTTGTTACGAAATCAGAAGTGTCTAGTGTTGCAGTGGACATTTCTTCTCCACTTATCTCTACAGGGAGTGCGCAgccatttgatgattttatgaaTGATAGATCATGGCATTATCAGGATCCATCTGGGAAGGTTCAAGGACCTTTTTCTATGTTGCAGCTGTATAAGTGGAATGCAAGTGGACATTTCCCTCCAGATCTCAAAGTATGGAGGGTAGATGAGAAACAAGCAAACTCtatattgttaactgatgcacTTAATGGGAAGTGCTCCAAAAATGTGCCATTGCGGAACAACAGCCTATTGCTCTCTTTAGGAGCCAATGTTGCATTGGATGACAAAGAAAGCAGTCAGGATGGTGGGAGGAATTCAACAACGAATGAAATTTCTGCAGATAGCCGAATCATAGAACAGATCAGAGAACAAAAAGTGGATGATATTTCGACCCAGTCTAATGGTAAAGATGAATCCGTTAGGAGCAATGGATGGCATGACCAGTCACATGTACACCCTTCTATACAACCAACTGCCTTTTCTGAGAATTTGAATGAGAATCACACCAACAAATTAAGGGAGGATCATGGGATTGAAAAAAACTCTGAAGATAATGGAAATCATGACTCAAACAGGACTTCTGGTGGTCAGAGTAATAGTGGTCAgaatcatcagaagcaatcagaTAGTGAAGACAACTCAGGGCAATCTTCGGCACAAAGCTGGAGAAACCATAATGTAAATACTTCTTCCAATTGCTTGGATACCACATCGGCTCATGTTTCTGAGACAAGAACATCACCACTTAAGCTGGGATTTGATTTGCACCAACCCCCTTCCCATCCAGCATGCAATGCAACTACATGGCAGGCTATTATAGGTGAACCagatgattttgatgaatcaGTTTCAGATCTTTTGGCAGAAGTGGAGGCAATGGAATCGCTTGGTGGCTTGGAATCTCCCACTTCAATCATGAAACGTAGTGAGGAATTGACTGATGGTTCTAAAAATCTTTGTCTCAGTTTTGCAGAGCTTAGTCCAATGCTTGATGCAGGTAAAAGCGATGCATTGAGCTCGACATGTGATTTACAGTTACTATCTCAATCTACAGCAGCAGAGGAACCGTTACAACAAGCAGATgtcaatcatcatcatcaaagaaTATCAGAGGAGCTTTCCTCGAGAAATTCTAAAGTTGACGTGGGTTCAAAGAACATATGTGTTTCAACTAACCAGTGGGAGTCAGGCTCCGAAAATTCTTCTATTTTTCCAGCCACTGCAACATTGGGCATGACTGTAGACACCACTTGGAGACTTGGATTGGAAAGTACACACCTGGAATGGGGAGGAATGGATCAACGAAATGCAAACACGAGTTGGGGAGTAGGAAATACGGCAGTGAATGAGAACAGAAGCTCAAATTCATGCACTTCTGTAGTAACTCCAAGCTTTGGGGATAGCCAAACAAGATACGGAAGTGATCGATTTTCTGTGCCCAGAGATCGGGGTTTTCCTGGTCATGGTAGGGAACCAGGTTTAGTTAGAGGCAGAGCTGCGTGGAACAGGCAACCACTATTTGGTGTTGGTAATGGAATCTCGTATAGACCTCTGCCCAAAGGGCAGCGAGTttgtaaattttatgaaagtgGGTACTGTAGGAAAGGGGCATCCTGTGAATACTTCCACCCATGA
- the LOC25494556 gene encoding zinc finger CCCH domain-containing protein 44 isoform X2 encodes MEQSKPETPATTTETVPATVPATVTVTAAETNQVEVPTKAVSDVNMTERDGGCCTAPKVVLAVIAENSEVMKKKRGRPAKGTPKVAPPPKQIKKEDEDVCFICFDGGSLVLCDRRGCPKAYHPACVKRDEAFFRSKAKWNCGWHICSSCQKASHYMCYTCTYSLCKGCIKNADFVSVRGNKGLCGICKKTIMLIENSAHGNKEMCEVDFDDKSSWEYLFKVYWTLLKENLSLTFDELLQAKNPLSAAAPMVQTSHKLYHLKNEKGSGFENSCVDIESNNLKNKKPKGPSGGDTGMSLPECKRWASKELLEFVSHMKNGDTSILSQFDVQNLLLEYVKKNNLRDPQQKSLIVCDSRLVNLFGKARLGYIEMLMLLEPHFLIKENTPAENNFGAGISDAVANGKEAIDSNNRQSVLVNDKRCTSKKADMPVPQNNQDAYASINAHNINLIYLRRSLMESLTDDSESIHEKVVGSFVRIRISSGDQKQDMYRLVQVVGTSKVAEPYKIGTRTTDIKLEILNLNRKEVISIDEISNQEFSEDECKRLRQSIKYGLSKRLTVGEILNKALTFQEIRVNDLLEAEKLRLNNLRDRASEKGHRKELKECVEKLQLLNSPVERQRRLHEVPDVHSDPNLDSLYESDEDAGESDGNQQDGNIPIFSRIWDGVLNGIGGRTRDLTTASDPIENTCLLKKHINPNETPIDDSADVVTKSEVSSVAVDISSPLISTGSAQPFDDFMNDRSWHYQDPSGKVQGPFSMLQLYKWNASGHFPPDLKVWRVDEKQANSILLTDALNGKCSKNVPLRNNSLLLSLGANVALDDKESSQDGGRNSTTNEISADSRIIEQIREQKVDDISTQSNGKDESVRSNGWHDQSHVHPSIQPTAFSENLNENHTNKLREDHGIEKNSEDNGNHDSNRTSGGQSNSGQNHQKQSDSEDNSGQSSAQSWRNHNVNTSSNCLDTTSAHVSETRTSPLKLGFDLHQPPSHPACNATTWQAIIGEPDDFDESVSDLLAEVEAMESLGGLESPTSIMKRSEELTDGSKNLCLSFAELSPMLDAGKSDALSSTCDLQLLSQSTAAEEPLQQADVNHHHQRISEELSSRNSKVDVGSKNICVSTNQWESGSENSSIFPATATLGMTVDTTWRLGLESTHLEWGGMDQRNANTSWGVGNTAVNENRSSNSCTSVVTPSFGDSQTRYGSDRFSVPRDRGFPGHGREPGLVRGRAAWNRQPLFGVGNGISYRPLPKGQRVCKFYESGYCRKGASCEYFHP; translated from the exons atggaACAATCGAAGCCGGAAACACCGGCAACTACAACAGAGACAGTTCCGGCGACAGTTCCGGCGACCGTTACGGTGACTGCGGCGGAGACGAATCAAGTTGAAGTTCCGACGAAGGCAGTTTCCGATGTGAACATGACGGAGAGAGACGGCGGTTGTTGTACTGCGCCGAAAGTAGTTCTCGCTGTCATCGCCGAGAACAGTGAAGTTATGAAGAAGAAGCGTGGTCGTCCGGCGAAAGGAACTCCGAAAGTAGCTCCTCCGCCGAAGCAGATCAAgaaggaagatgaagatgtttGCTTCATTTGCTTCGACGGTGGAAGTCTCGTTCTCTGCGATCGCCG GGGTTGTCCTAAAGCGTATCATCCGGCATGTGTTAAGCGAGATGAAGCGTTCTTCCGTTCAAAAGCCAAATGGAATTGCg GTTGGCATATATGTAGCTCTTGTCAGAAAGCATCCCATTATATGTGCTATACATGTACGTATTCTTTGTGCAAGGGGTGTATAAAAAATGCGGATTTTGTTTCTGTTAGAGGAAATAAAGGTTTGTGTGGAATTTGCAAGAAAACTATAATGCTGATTGAGAATAGTGCCCATGGAAATAAGGAAATG TGTGAAGTGGATTTCGATGACAAGAGCAGCTGGGAGTATCTTTTCAAGGTGTATTGGACATTATTGAAAGAGAATCTATCTTTAACGTTTGATGAGCTCCTTCAAGCTAAAAACCCATTGAGCGCTGCTGCTCCTATGGTTCAAACTTCCCACAAACTTTACCatcttaaaaatgaaaaaggttCTGGTTTTGAGAACTCCTGTGTAGATATagaatcaaataatttgaaaaacaagAAGCCTAAGGGACCTTCAGGCGGTGACACGGGTATGTCTTTGCCTGAGTGCAAGAGATGGGCATCAAAGGAGCTTCTAGAGTTTGTCTCACATATGAAAAATGGTGATACGTCTATACTTTCTCAATTTGATGTCCAGAATCTCTTGCTGGAGTAtgtaaagaaaaacaatctGCGTGACCCTCAACAGAAATCTCTAATTGTTTGCGACTCTAGACTAGTAAATTTGTTTGGAAAAGCTCGTCTTGGTTACATTGAAATGCTAATGCTCCTTGAACCCCACTttcttataaaagaaaataccCCTGCAGAAAATAATTTTGGCGCAGGAATTAGTGATGCTGTTGCAAATGGAAAGGAGGCCATTGACAGTAACAATAGACAGTCAGTATTAGTCAATGATAAGAGATGCACAAGTAAAAAGGCTGACATGCCTGTGCCACAAAATAATCAAGATGCATACGCATCAATAAATGCTCACAACATTAACTTGATCTACTTGCGGCGAAGTCTGATGGAGAGTCTGACTGATGATAGTGAAAGTATTCACGAGAAGGTTGTTGGTTCTTTTGTGCGGATAAGAATCTCTAGTGGTGATCAGAAACAAGATATGTATAGACTTGTCCAAGTTGTAG GTACAAGCAAGGTTGCTGAACCTTACAAAATTGGCACAAGAACGACTGACATTAAgcttgaaattttaaatttaaaccgGAAGGAGGTCATATCGATAGACGAGATTTCGAATCAGGAGTTCTCCGAG GATGAATGCAAGCGATTGCGTCAGAGTATAAAGTATGGGCTTTCAAAGAGATTGACTGTG GGAGAGATTCTGAACAAAGCGCTGACATTTCAAGAAATTAGAGTCAATGAT TTATTGGAAGCTGAGAAATTGCGGCTTAATAATCTTCGGGATAGAGCAAGCGAGAAGGGACACAGAAAAGA GCTTAAAGAATGCGTGGAGAAGTTGCAGCTACTAAATTCCCCAGTGGAACGTCAGCGCAGACTGCATGAAGTTCCAGATGTACACTCTGACCCCAATTTGGATTCATTGTATGAGTCTGATGAAGATGCTGGAGAGTCAGATGGCAATCAACAAG ATGGCAATATACCTATTTTCTCCAGAATTTGGGATGGTGTCTTGAATGGTATTGGGGGAAGAACACGGGACTTGACCACTGCCAGTGACCCAATTGAGAATACATGCTTACTAAAGAAGCATATCAACCCAAACGAAACTCCTATTGATGATAGTGCTGATGTTGTTACGAAATCAGAAGTGTCTAGTGTTGCAGTGGACATTTCTTCTCCACTTATCTCTACAGGGAGTGCGCAgccatttgatgattttatgaaTGATAGATCATGGCATTATCAGGATCCATCTGGGAAGGTTCAAGGACCTTTTTCTATGTTGCAGCTGTATAAGTGGAATGCAAGTGGACATTTCCCTCCAGATCTCAAAGTATGGAGGGTAGATGAGAAACAAGCAAACTCtatattgttaactgatgcacTTAATGGGAAGTGCTCCAAAAATGTGCCATTGCGGAACAACAGCCTATTGCTCTCTTTAGGAGCCAATGTTGCATTGGATGACAAAGAAAGCAGTCAGGATGGTGGGAGGAATTCAACAACGAATGAAATTTCTGCAGATAGCCGAATCATAGAACAGATCAGAGAACAAAAAGTGGATGATATTTCGACCCAGTCTAATGGTAAAGATGAATCCGTTAGGAGCAATGGATGGCATGACCAGTCACATGTACACCCTTCTATACAACCAACTGCCTTTTCTGAGAATTTGAATGAGAATCACACCAACAAATTAAGGGAGGATCATGGGATTGAAAAAAACTCTGAAGATAATGGAAATCATGACTCAAACAGGACTTCTGGTGGTCAGAGTAATAGTGGTCAgaatcatcagaagcaatcagaTAGTGAAGACAACTCAGGGCAATCTTCGGCACAAAGCTGGAGAAACCATAATGTAAATACTTCTTCCAATTGCTTGGATACCACATCGGCTCATGTTTCTGAGACAAGAACATCACCACTTAAGCTGGGATTTGATTTGCACCAACCCCCTTCCCATCCAGCATGCAATGCAACTACATGGCAGGCTATTATAGGTGAACCagatgattttgatgaatcaGTTTCAGATCTTTTGGCAGAAGTGGAGGCAATGGAATCGCTTGGTGGCTTGGAATCTCCCACTTCAATCATGAAACGTAGTGAGGAATTGACTGATGGTTCTAAAAATCTTTGTCTCAGTTTTGCAGAGCTTAGTCCAATGCTTGATGCAGGTAAAAGCGATGCATTGAGCTCGACATGTGATTTACAGTTACTATCTCAATCTACAGCAGCAGAGGAACCGTTACAACAAGCAGATgtcaatcatcatcatcaaagaaTATCAGAGGAGCTTTCCTCGAGAAATTCTAAAGTTGACGTGGGTTCAAAGAACATATGTGTTTCAACTAACCAGTGGGAGTCAGGCTCCGAAAATTCTTCTATTTTTCCAGCCACTGCAACATTGGGCATGACTGTAGACACCACTTGGAGACTTGGATTGGAAAGTACACACCTGGAATGGGGAGGAATGGATCAACGAAATGCAAACACGAGTTGGGGAGTAGGAAATACGGCAGTGAATGAGAACAGAAGCTCAAATTCATGCACTTCTGTAGTAACTCCAAGCTTTGGGGATAGCCAAACAAGATACGGAAGTGATCGATTTTCTGTGCCCAGAGATCGGGGTTTTCCTGGTCATGGTAGGGAACCAGGTTTAGTTAGAGGCAGAGCTGCGTGGAACAGGCAACCACTATTTGGTGTTGGTAATGGAATCTCGTATAGACCTCTGCCCAAAGGGCAGCGAGTttgtaaattttatgaaagtgGGTACTGTAGGAAAGGGGCATCCTGTGAATACTTCCACCCATGA